The Juglans regia cultivar Chandler chromosome 10, Walnut 2.0, whole genome shotgun sequence genome includes the window taagtttaagtggaacaacGTCGTTTTTCACCTATAAGTatacataacataattgaaaCGACGCCGCTTGGTTCTAaaccaaacgacgccgttttattTAACgcgtatgaaaaaaaaatatgtatgaaatGACGGCATTCCACTTAAATTGAACATCATTGTTTCGAGATGGGGTCGTCTTCTTCTCCAGTCATCTTCCCTCCCCCACGTTTTACACctcttcaactctctctctctctctctcctctgcaactCGCTCTTTCTGTGGGAACGAAGGTgtgcctagtcttaaagatatgttgcaagttctagatgggcAAAATACAAGTtgaagggcttaaatgatgaaaattcagttttgactcatttgataagttatcgaaagggcaacaacatgacttaaaggctttagCTACTTGAAGCTGGCtttctagattctccatccattgacttaattttggctttcttggaaagttttcaaattgactgtgggttcaagggattcctttcccgcgggttcatatcactttctctcctctgcaactctctctctctattatctCATAAGAATCTTGCTGGTAGGGGAATTAACCGAATTCCGACCGAGAATCGTCTCGATCGGTTTCCTCTTCCCCATCGACTGGTTATGGTCAGTTGCTCCACCCAATTTTCTCTCATCGGTAGAagtcggttttgcccaaaaactaTGCCGAATGGGTTGGTTTTCACCCCTACGTACCACCATGTAATGTTCATATAACTCTCTTGACGTAGTACCATACTACCATGTAATGCCATgtgatttattaagaaaaaaaaaattaaaaacacatagAAAAGGGGCatagaaacttaaaatttcagtatttttcttttttatatttttggacatccttttaatttaaatatatttttgtgtttatttttattttaatttaataaaaaatgacatggAATTACTTGGTGGTGTCACGTGATCAAAAGAGTCATATGAGCCGTTAGTTTCAGATGGTCTAATAACAatactcatatataaatattagtggGGCTACTTTTTCACCCCACTCTTATTGTTGGGCATACcgtccatattttttttaatttttttaatatatttaaatatttttaaaatatatcaatatatttaaaattatttttttaattattaaataaaaaaataaaaaaattttgaccagTAATCAAATTGAGTGATCAAAATAAGGaggtaaaataactttttcttataaatatatatatatatgtatatatatctctctctgcTGTATTAAAATTGGTGATCACAACATCAGTACTActtgtttttaattataatcatttgaATGATGATAATTTCGTTGAACAATTAATATGCCagctatataataatataatattcacaCTAAAAACTCGGCTGTAGTACTACTGCTACTGCTACTGCTACATGGAACTGAATTCAAGTAGCCAACTCCAGTACTAGTACTTCTCGTTTACAGGGGTATCTCTCGAGAAGATGTGGGGGGTTTATGTTTTGGATTTGACTAATaattacatacatacatacatctatatatatatatatattaatggcgTACTACAAAGTAGATCAAATCCCTTTAAAAGACTGACATGAATTAAACAACATAAACTCGTAGTACTTTTTACCACACCCATGAACAACTAACAACATATATAATCAGCTTCCTTCATAAAATGGAACTGGTGAAATATATGATCCATCTTTTTCAATGATGAGATATCGATCCAAAAGACTGCCATAGCTAGAACGTGGCCTTAAGGTCGAGCATGACGCCGGCAATTGAACCGGCAGCCGCGGCAATCGATATTGTAAGGCAAGCGATACTCAACATTTGGAGACATATCCATCTATTGCTCCATTTTGGTATCTTCTTCTGTGCAATATACATCTCCACCGGAAAATACACTGTTAAAGGCCAAAACCCAAGTGCCCCAAGAATTCCCACAACATCATTGAAGAAGGGAAGCAACATTGCTATAATGGTGGTTAAGATCACGAAAATGGTTCTCCAAACCAAACGGAACAGGTTTAGGTTATATGGGTGAAAACCAGGGATGGGGATTGCAATTTCCTTGGTGATGAATTCACTTTCAGGCCATTTTTGTTGAGCTCTTTTCTCAATGAAGGCAAAGAGAGGTTGGCAAAAAACTTGATATGCTCCCACCAGATGGATTACTATGGCAGCATTGGCAATATCAAGAAGCCAAAATGGATTGTAGAAACCAAAACCAGTGAGGAGATTTCCAGGTGTAAGGTTACCAAAAGCTGCATATCCCATGCAGCCACATAGCATGTAAAATAGGGTCGTTACTCCAACGCTAAGTACAGTTGCCTTCTTCATTGTCTTTGCTTCTGATGGTGGGGATTTGATTGTGTCCTGTGTAAAGGatagattaaaatatatataggtttcaaacccttttttttttccctaattcaAACGAAGAAAGTATATAAATACCTGGATTTCAATGAGGATAACAGAAAATGAGTAAGCAAAGGCTATGTTGCCTAGAGCCTGAAAACTCCTCCAGAGCTTTTGGGTTTGAGTCACGGTATTAATGCTTATTCCGGTAAGATTGCCCCTTAAAGTTCCTGTATCTGCTCATTATAAGTAAAGAACAACCTTATATTAAGAGTTGGTttgatatatgtgtgtgtgagtgtcatgtgtgtgtgtatatatatatatataactgatcATGAAGCGATGATCTCAACCTGCAACTTTGGCAATTCCAAGTCCTAGACCAATTAAAGAATAGGTAAAAGACATGACAGCGGCAACAATTGATAGCCACCATATTTGATCGAAGTCCGGGATTTGAGAAAACACGATTTCGGTTACTCCAAACAATATCATGTATGGATTGCTCGACATGTGACATGGGTTGTCTCCTCCACTCTCATGAAAGCAATTAGACCTCTTGATCGCCCTGTGCATGTCAGTTaacatcaaacaaaatcatTAGTATAATCGAACATTAATTTCCCAGTAATTAGACTATAatgatgatataatataaatagataaacaaaaaagaaaaaactgctgCTAGGATAACATATATTTGACTCACATCATACTTATAGATGCTGCTATAGTGTATCCAATGGCTATTCCAAAAATATTCAGATACTGAATAAGTCCACATGCCTTGACCTTAGCTCCACCTGAGAAAGATTAATACTACTTCTATATTGAAAGATCCTCATGAAGACCAGtactgactatatatatatatatatatatgattggaatatatactatatattgaAGTTCTCGACTTTATATATACCAAGAATGGACCGGACTGCATCCATGTAAGTATAGTTTCTCTTGCCGGAGACAGGGTCCCCGGCACGGTAACAATCTGCGAGCAATGATGAAGTGTAGTAACTGAAGAAGGAGAACAAGAACATGACAGCAGGGCCAGCAATCCAACCTAGCTGAGCTATGGCCCAGGCTAAGGAAAGCACCCCAGATCCAATAACTGCTGTTATTATGTGAGCACTTGCAGTCCAAAGAGTCCCTGGTCacgaatatataatataaaaaaagatttgagattttaaagaCGCAGAAATTAAGAACTCTGAAGCAGGCCGCTAGGGAAGATATTTACCTGTTCGTTTGAGACGGCCATCGTCGTCATTGTCAAAGGATTTGGAGCCACTCTGAGGAAGAACGTCTATGGAGACGTCAAAAACTTCGTGGTGGTGGTTCTCCCCCATATTTGATTGAACAGATACAAAACGGAGAAGATAATCGTGAGAAACAAAGAAGCGCGCTGttggaaatgagattttttttttttaactgtgattagtttttctttccaacttgaaaaaaaaggagagtTTAATATGGAtgagcagctagctagctaggagatTGGCCAAGACGGGTAGGTCTCACTTGCATTCAAAACCTAAACCAAAGAGAGACACTCATGTAGTTGATTTGTATGCTCGCGCTACCCAATCCCAAACcccaggcatgcatgcatgcagaagagagagatcagagcGAGAAGCAGAACAGtttggaagaagaggaaaggGCTGAGAAAGGAATGGAGGGAAAGGAGTGAAGAAACTAGAGTATATGTAGCAGCTTTTCATGatgtggaaaaagaaaaattgtatagAAAGAATGATCCCGAGATCCAATATGACTGACCGGTATAGTCAAAGACCCACCACAGGTCCCCATTACATTAATCTTTCAAGCGCCCCCATCAAAcccatgaaagaaaatatttaggtcaactctctctctctctctctctctctctcttctttgttATTTCAGGATCATCTAGTGGCCGTAAATGCTGCATGTGAATTAATGCATGTACGTATGTAACGTGGAgtgattatatttatatatatccggagaagtgatatatatatatatatatagggccaTGCATATTGAACCTAATTGGCATGGGAAGTACTCATATGTCTAATTTGTGACTCCTCGATCGCATGCCTTTCAAAAAGATCACTAAAGttgcaagcatatatatatatatatatatatatatatatatacaggaaTATTATGTAACGAGTCCAATGAAAGAAATCTTATAACGTCTTATATAGGAAACAATTAGCTAGAAACAAAGAGAACCACGTTCAAGCTGCTCCTGATGATATCTTATATCTTATAGATTTAATTAAGCcaagatcttatatatatatatatatatatatatcatttaattgCTAGCTAGCTTCTGATATCTTTACCATGAGACcatacatgaaaaatatattttgagtaaAAAGTTCTGACCTCAATTTGGAAGTAGCGCTTGTCATGTTAATGTTGCTTCGAGTCAGGATGAGCCTTATTTTATGATGGACCTAATTAAACCTTTGCAAGTCGAATGTGAATGTAAACTGGAATAATAGAAATCAAATCAATCTTGTCAAGCTGCAGATTGTAATATCCTTTTTCAAACATTATCATGTTGATCTGTCCTACATGCATATGATAAGATAAGCTTAAGGGATCTTTGCCTAATTACAACAAACAAATCATTACGCAGTACCAAATGGTCAATAAAACAACCAATTATCCCATTGGCCACAAGTACTATTGCTTCCAACTTAACTATTGATCAAGATCAATATTGTCATAAACCAGTACTTTGAATTTCACCTTCAaagacatacatacatacatgcatgcatgcaagatgcatgcatgttttaatatATCTGAaaccaaaatattatatatagtatgaacAGCCATGCACAAAGTACTAATtaattgcttattatatatatatagctagatatAAATAGAACTTCTTCCTCAACtgcagctgcatgcatgcatgggatctCTCAGACCAGTCTAGCTATGAATGGATTAAGAAAAGTACTATAGATGTCAAAGAACGTACGTACAAATTaacagaataaatatatataggttttaATTGTTCAAGGAATCAAAGGGTTGatccatcatatatatatgtaactttTCTTCAAGAGTCAAAATGTGGAAACATGTATATATGatgaccattatatatatatatttatatgtaccTTGGAGCCCAAAAACTGATCAGGAAATTATTAGATGTAAATATTACTGGAGACATATTATAAATAGATCATCCTTTCCAATTCTTTGGCCAAACTCGATTATCTAACTTGATTAATGCTcctatatatcaatatacttgTAGCTAGGGAGTTAtacgtctatatatatatatatatatatatatatatagcttgctctacatatataaatattgatttttacttttaaatcatgcattttgaTTCTTATATATGTGATAGATTAAAGAATAATACGCTATTTAGTCATGAAGTtattatacgtacgtacattgagaagcataaaattaattatcagCTTGGCATGAACTAGGCAATCAATTTAATTAGAGTAATACTTTATAGTACTACTTATTcagttttaagtatttttaatttggtcttttttattactgattttaataaattaattatagatGATCtatggaagaagatgaaaatttatatagctatatagGAAAGAAGCATGGTAGTCATGTCACATAGTACCTTTAATTAAACTTCCAAATTACAATATGAATTTAACATGACTTTTTAAATTACTTGAAACTTAATAATTACCAAATTTATGCatggatataatatatatatatattgaataataatatttaaagaaaattataataaaagaatagaattGATTAAGTAAATGTTGAGGCCGTGGCTTAATAGAATTAAgcaaaagaagatggaaattatatatatatatgtatatatatatatatataggtaatagATGCATTATTAATTCAAATATGGAACAAGTATACATGACATGTTTTCATGGAAAAGTTGGACTGGCAAACTTAGATATATACGATCTCCCATCAgcttaatttcattaatttgttaatgCAGTAGTagatatatattctattttgaTGTTGACAATGCAGGCTAGGGTGGGAAGACGTCATTCTAGTGATCGAGGTTAACTCGAAGGAAGTGTATACCATTGAAAGTGGGGGTTTGAGAGAATGACCACAAAATTAAGTGGCgggtccatgcatgcatgcaggcagGCCAGCAGCCGATGCAGAGAATATTGTTAGGCTTAGATCAATTAaattggcatgcatgcattttggcCCTGCAGACTCGTTCAGCTCCAGCCATTATTTTATAAGCCAATACCATTGCCGGCCTAAATTAAATGATCAGGTGGACCAGCTAGCTGCatgcagtactactactgcaaGATCGATCGATGTACATTCTTCTAATGCTCTAGGCTCTAATTACAtgtgcatatatacatatatatatatatatatatgtgtgtgtgtgtgtgtgtctcatGTGTACccatagctatatatatatatatatatatatatatatatataaacacatatcTGAAGTCTGCAGCATGATCTGATTGGTGGGCAAAGGTGGGTGGGAAGAGGAGGATGCTAGCTAGGCATTTAGAATAggcatataattatataagtacCCCACAGCACACTGCTAGCTTGGAGTTGTCTCGATCGATATATGGTGCGTCCCAGCAGCTTCTGGTTTGCTtcagagctatatatatatatatatatatgatcactgCATATATTTATGTAGTCATTGGCTTACGGAAGTTTATATGATCATGACGAAGTACTCCTTAATTCTTCTCTCACATGCATGCACCAATCATTAATTAGTGATAATTaccaaaattaagaaattttgaaatctgTGTCGACCTTCATCTCAAATGGAATTAACATGAAGTTTtcattttgtgtgtgtgtatatatatatatatgtatgtacgtgtatattgaaatttgagcACTCTCAATGGGTTATgtaaaaccaaaatttgaataaattagTCTAAAAGTCCCGTCCAATGGATCGATGATGTATTTTATCTGTAATTTCTAGTTTGCTACAGTATTAGTACCACTATGTTTAGCTTGCACTGTTTAccattgtatataattttagagcAGTGCTACccataagcctcacaccctacacacccacttaaaaatatatcattttatattttttatcctattttacttacaaatatgtctgaaataattttcatattaatgtagataaaaaatgtaaaataacttatttttaaataggtgtgcagagtgtgaggcttatgtctagaatttttcatcattttaacatcatttctctctcatttgttTACTTTCTTCTCTACTACCGAATTtcactttatttcattttaaccCCTTTCAGCCCATCTATTTATTTCGCACGTCTTCCCTTCCTCACAGTTGGGGCATGCTCATCTTCCATCAATCACAATTTGctgcattttattttcattatataatctattctttttattttttgaattaatttatattttagtttagcttataaatttggattaatttaaaatagaacataattatatgatattgtatatgaggagatattgcaaatatcaaaagatataagGATTTCATTGGtagttaaggaaaatatttgaaatgaataaaaaatattaaaaagtctaatatttaaatgatatgaagaaaaaatagacaaattgatgtatagtatattgtaaaagtcattatataaaatagaaaaaataggttttagtgatatattttaaatgataggaTAAAGAATCTATTGAAAGTGCTCTATATATAACACGGCCAAgatcactagctagctagctactggTTAATTTATACAAACTGatcaagtacgtacgtacttgacAAAAATAGATGTTGGtagatattaatttataaataatatctaagatatttttttaatttttagcagCATGAATAGTATTGTCGCGATCTAATTAATCCGATTTTTTCCAACTTAAGATATATAGATGCCGAGCTTTGAAAGTACTTGCATGGGGAGCATTTAAAATGGGGGTGTAAACATGATTAACACCAGTAGTAGTACTGGAGGATGGAccttaattttaagaaaaaatcttcaatatatattagaataatgatagggttactaccctattacttat containing:
- the LOC108983379 gene encoding amino acid permease 3-like, with amino-acid sequence MGENHHHEVFDVSIDVLPQSGSKSFDNDDDGRLKRTGTLWTASAHIITAVIGSGVLSLAWAIAQLGWIAGPAVMFLFSFFSYYTSSLLADCYRAGDPVSGKRNYTYMDAVRSILGGAKVKACGLIQYLNIFGIAIGYTIAASISMMAIKRSNCFHESGGDNPCHMSSNPYMILFGVTEIVFSQIPDFDQIWWLSIVAAVMSFTYSLIGLGLGIAKVADTGTLRGNLTGISINTVTQTQKLWRSFQALGNIAFAYSFSVILIEIQDTIKSPPSEAKTMKKATVLSVGVTTLFYMLCGCMGYAAFGNLTPGNLLTGFGFYNPFWLLDIANAAIVIHLVGAYQVFCQPLFAFIEKRAQQKWPESEFITKEIAIPIPGFHPYNLNLFRLVWRTIFVILTTIIAMLLPFFNDVVGILGALGFWPLTVYFPVEMYIAQKKIPKWSNRWICLQMLSIACLTISIAAAAGSIAGVMLDLKATF